One window of the Pseudarthrobacter sp. ATCC 49987 genome contains the following:
- a CDS encoding type 1 glutamine amidotransferase domain-containing protein codes for MANILMVVSAADSLTMRDGSEHPTGYWAEELVVSHQTLLNAGHTVHLATPGGAKPTVDEVSLAAESAGGQDRADGFRKYLAEIDAELSAPLALADVELSGYDAIVLPGGHGPMTDLYRDADLGRLLVAANTAGKVIAPFCHGPAGLLSAMDDAGNFAFAGRRLTVFTNEEELGGGTGPNTPWFVEDVLKDKGAVVENAAAWSSHVVRDGNLISGQNPQSSEDVAKEVLKALAE; via the coding sequence ATGGCTAACATCCTGATGGTCGTATCCGCCGCCGATTCCCTCACCATGCGTGACGGCAGTGAACACCCCACCGGCTACTGGGCCGAGGAACTGGTGGTTTCCCACCAGACCCTGCTCAACGCCGGACACACCGTCCACCTCGCCACGCCTGGAGGCGCGAAGCCCACGGTGGACGAGGTGAGCCTGGCGGCCGAGTCCGCCGGCGGCCAGGACCGTGCCGACGGCTTCCGCAAGTACCTTGCGGAGATCGACGCCGAGCTGTCCGCGCCGCTGGCGCTGGCCGACGTCGAGCTCTCCGGCTACGACGCGATCGTCCTGCCCGGCGGGCACGGCCCGATGACCGACCTCTACCGGGACGCCGACCTCGGCAGGCTGCTCGTTGCGGCGAACACGGCCGGCAAGGTCATCGCCCCGTTCTGCCACGGCCCGGCCGGTCTGTTGAGCGCCATGGACGACGCCGGCAACTTCGCCTTCGCGGGACGCCGCCTCACCGTTTTCACCAATGAGGAGGAACTGGGCGGCGGCACCGGCCCGAACACGCCGTGGTTCGTGGAGGACGTGCTCAAGGACAAGGGCGCGGTGGTCGAGAACGCCGCCGCCTGGAGCTCCCACGTGGTGCGCGACGGAAATCTGATCAGCGGCCAGAACCCGCAATCCAGCGAGGACGTGGCGAAGGAAGTCCTCAAGGCCCTCGCCGAATAG
- a CDS encoding aldo/keto reductase, which produces MSPDNSQHPESSATIDLKDLGSVHRLGFGAMRIVGDGVWGEPADRKAAIAVVRRAVELGVDFIDTADSYGPNISEEILAEALHPYTEGLRIATKVGFTRTGPHEWVPLGRAEYLRQQTELSLRKLKVDALDLLQLHRIDPKLDPEEQFTVLRDLQKEGKVKALGLSQVSVAELEEAGKYFTVSTVQNRYNLTDRSSEDVLNYAEENGIGFIPWAPISAGELAQPGGLLDQAARRLGATTSQVALAWLLRRSPVMMPIPGTSSAKHLEENLAAAGVVLDDATYAELEAAH; this is translated from the coding sequence ATGAGCCCTGACAACTCACAGCATCCCGAATCATCCGCCACGATCGATCTCAAGGACCTGGGCAGCGTCCACCGTCTGGGGTTCGGTGCCATGCGCATAGTCGGGGACGGCGTCTGGGGCGAGCCGGCAGACCGCAAGGCCGCCATCGCCGTCGTCCGCCGCGCGGTGGAACTCGGCGTCGACTTCATTGACACCGCCGATTCCTACGGGCCGAACATCAGCGAGGAGATCCTGGCCGAGGCGCTGCATCCCTACACGGAGGGGCTGCGGATCGCCACCAAGGTCGGTTTCACCCGCACCGGCCCGCACGAGTGGGTGCCCCTGGGCCGGGCCGAATACCTCCGGCAGCAGACTGAACTGAGCCTGCGCAAGCTCAAGGTTGACGCGCTCGACCTGCTCCAACTGCACCGGATCGACCCCAAGCTGGATCCGGAGGAGCAGTTCACTGTTCTCCGCGACCTGCAGAAGGAGGGAAAGGTGAAGGCACTGGGCCTGTCCCAGGTCAGCGTTGCCGAGCTTGAGGAAGCCGGGAAGTACTTCACCGTTTCCACCGTGCAGAACCGTTACAACCTGACCGACCGCAGCTCCGAGGACGTGCTCAACTACGCCGAGGAGAACGGAATCGGCTTTATCCCCTGGGCGCCGATCTCCGCCGGTGAACTGGCGCAGCCCGGCGGCCTGCTGGATCAGGCCGCAAGGCGTCTCGGTGCCACCACGTCGCAGGTGGCCCTCGCCTGGCTGCTGCGCCGCTCCCCCGTCATGATGCCGATCCCCGGCACCAGCTCGGCCAAGCACCTCGAAGAGAACCTGGCCGCTGCCGGCGTCGTCCTGGACGACGCCACGTACGCCGAACTCGAAGCCGCACACTAA
- a CDS encoding LLM class flavin-dependent oxidoreductase, which translates to MTVPLSILDLATIGKGQTAAESFAGSVAMAQLAEKLGYRRVWYAEHHNMSAIASSATSVLIAHIAAQTESIRLGAGGVMLPNHSPLTIAEQFGTLETLHPGRIDLGLGRAPGSDQNTLRALRRDPMSSDSFPQDVLELQGYLTGPTRIQGVEATPGKGTNVPLYILGSSLFGAKLAAQLGLPYAFASHFAPNALRDAVAVYRRDFQPSAQLDAPHVIAGVNVIAADSAAEAQEMFQATKRARVSLFFGNGREFSDDEADMILDSPQGQHVAQMMKYSAVGTPAAVLEYLDGFTAHADADELIVAHQSTGTGARLRSVQLLADVAGLVRV; encoded by the coding sequence GTGACTGTTCCGCTCTCCATCCTTGACCTGGCAACCATCGGCAAGGGCCAGACGGCGGCAGAAAGCTTCGCGGGAAGCGTGGCCATGGCGCAGCTCGCCGAGAAGCTGGGCTACCGGCGCGTCTGGTACGCCGAGCACCACAACATGTCCGCCATCGCCTCGTCAGCCACCAGCGTGCTCATCGCACACATCGCCGCGCAGACGGAGAGCATCCGCCTCGGCGCCGGCGGCGTGATGCTGCCCAACCACTCCCCGCTGACCATCGCCGAGCAGTTCGGCACGCTCGAGACCCTGCACCCGGGCCGGATCGACCTCGGTCTGGGCCGCGCACCCGGCAGCGACCAGAACACGCTGCGTGCCCTGCGGCGCGACCCGATGTCCTCGGACAGCTTCCCGCAGGACGTGCTGGAACTCCAGGGCTACCTGACCGGTCCCACGCGCATCCAAGGCGTGGAGGCTACCCCGGGCAAGGGCACCAATGTTCCCCTGTACATCCTGGGATCCTCGCTGTTCGGGGCCAAGCTCGCTGCGCAGCTGGGCCTGCCGTACGCCTTCGCCTCGCACTTTGCGCCGAACGCACTCCGGGACGCCGTCGCCGTCTACCGCCGCGACTTCCAGCCCTCCGCGCAGCTGGATGCCCCGCACGTGATCGCCGGCGTCAACGTGATCGCGGCGGATTCCGCGGCCGAGGCGCAGGAGATGTTCCAGGCCACCAAACGCGCCCGCGTTTCGCTGTTCTTCGGCAACGGCCGCGAGTTCAGCGACGACGAGGCGGACATGATCCTGGACTCCCCGCAGGGCCAGCACGTGGCCCAGATGATGAAGTATTCCGCTGTGGGCACCCCTGCCGCCGTGCTGGAATACCTGGACGGATTCACTGCCCACGCCGACGCCGACGAACTGATCGTGGCGCACCAGAGCACCGGCACCGGGGCCCGGCTGCGCTCGGTGCAGCTGCTGGCCGACGTCGCCGGACTCGTGCGGGTGTAG